A genomic window from Gemmatimonadota bacterium includes:
- a CDS encoding FesM, whose translation MALPVLGPFLRWRHARTVLQTALLLVALLVVVDGFTGPADASRNAAGTLPWVQWRGLVVVALLAVGNVFCMACPFMLTRRLAKRWSRPTRPVPSWLKGKAVAVGVLLLFFWSYEALDLWASPVWTAWVVLGYFGTAFAVDGLFRGAAFCKHVCPIGQFHFVHAPLSPFEVTVRDPGRCATCATKDCIRGRWAPGTGPGGGSLPVQRGCELWLFQPRKVGNVDCTFCMECIHACPHDNVGILARRPGLELGGDPVRSGVGRLGERGDLAVLAVVMTFASLINALGMVAPFVALQRRWAAAWGVAPGLVLAGALVLTLVLAPLLLVGAAAVWERARTGRASAWRRFVWGWIPFGLSMWGAHHFFHVVLGTSTLAPLLGRWVRAGAIGGAGASHDPLSVAHVAASPAAWIFPVQVLFLLAGCAWTWRLLGRIGADVHGPARAASAALPWRGLAVLLLLASIWLLAQPMEMRGMLAG comes from the coding sequence ATGGCGCTCCCCGTGTTGGGGCCGTTCCTGCGCTGGCGCCACGCCCGGACCGTGCTCCAGACCGCGCTCCTGCTCGTGGCGCTCCTCGTGGTGGTGGACGGCTTCACCGGGCCGGCGGACGCCAGCCGCAACGCGGCGGGCACGCTGCCCTGGGTGCAGTGGCGCGGCCTCGTGGTGGTGGCGCTGCTGGCCGTGGGCAACGTGTTCTGCATGGCCTGCCCCTTCATGCTCACCCGGCGTCTGGCCAAGCGGTGGAGCCGTCCCACCCGACCCGTCCCCTCCTGGCTCAAGGGCAAGGCCGTGGCCGTGGGCGTCCTGCTCCTCTTCTTCTGGTCCTACGAGGCGCTCGACCTGTGGGCCAGCCCGGTCTGGACGGCCTGGGTGGTGCTCGGCTACTTCGGCACCGCGTTCGCGGTCGACGGACTGTTCCGAGGCGCCGCCTTCTGCAAGCATGTGTGCCCGATCGGCCAGTTCCACTTCGTGCACGCGCCGCTCTCCCCGTTCGAGGTGACCGTCCGCGATCCGGGGCGCTGTGCGACCTGCGCGACCAAGGACTGCATCCGGGGCCGTTGGGCTCCGGGCACGGGACCGGGGGGAGGGTCGCTGCCGGTGCAGCGCGGCTGCGAGCTGTGGCTCTTCCAGCCCCGCAAGGTGGGCAACGTGGATTGCACGTTCTGCATGGAGTGCATCCACGCGTGTCCACACGACAACGTGGGCATCCTGGCGCGGCGTCCGGGGCTGGAGCTCGGGGGCGACCCCGTGCGCTCGGGCGTGGGTCGCCTCGGCGAACGCGGAGACCTGGCCGTGCTCGCCGTGGTCATGACCTTCGCGTCGCTGATCAACGCCCTGGGTATGGTGGCGCCCTTCGTGGCGCTGCAGCGGCGCTGGGCCGCCGCGTGGGGCGTGGCCCCCGGGCTCGTCCTGGCCGGTGCCCTGGTGCTGACGCTGGTCCTCGCGCCCCTCCTGCTGGTCGGCGCGGCGGCCGTCTGGGAACGCGCCCGCACGGGTCGGGCGTCCGCCTGGCGACGCTTCGTGTGGGGGTGGATCCCATTCGGTCTGTCCATGTGGGGCGCGCACCACTTCTTCCACGTGGTGCTGGGCACGTCCACGCTCGCGCCGCTGCTGGGCCGCTGGGTGCGAGCGGGGGCGATCGGAGGCGCCGGCGCGAGTCACGACCCGCTCTCCGTTGCGCACGTGGCCGCGTCCCCCGCCGCGTGGATCTTCCCGGTGCAGGTCCTCTTCCTCCTCGCCGGCTGTGCGTGGACCTGGCGCCTCCTGGGCCGGATCGGTGCCGACGTGCACGGACCGGCGCGCGCGGCCTCCGCGGCGCTCCCGTGGCGCGGGCTGGCCGTCCTCCTCCTCCTCGCCTCGATCTGGCTGTTGGCGCAGCCGATGGAGATGCGGGGGATGCTGGCGGGCTGA
- a CDS encoding sigma-70 family RNA polymerase sigma factor: MDDQLLIQRARNGDEGAYRALYDAHVDRIFRLTYRMAGDEQQAREYTQDTFVRAFQRLDDFRGDARFSTWLHSIAVSVTINGARKVKRLDARHTELDPHGHGTSARVGDPGLRERLRRAIDGLPEIYRTVFLMHDLEGYPHQDIADALGIALGTSKARLSRARAALRGLLGDAAKEYVT, from the coding sequence GTGGACGACCAGCTGCTCATCCAGCGGGCCAGGAACGGAGACGAGGGCGCCTACCGGGCGCTCTACGACGCGCACGTGGACCGGATCTTCCGGCTCACGTACCGGATGGCGGGCGACGAGCAACAGGCGCGCGAATACACGCAGGACACGTTCGTGCGCGCCTTCCAACGCCTGGACGACTTCCGCGGGGACGCGCGGTTCTCCACGTGGCTGCATTCGATCGCGGTCTCGGTGACCATCAACGGAGCACGCAAGGTGAAGCGCCTCGACGCCCGCCACACGGAGCTGGATCCGCACGGCCACGGGACGAGCGCGCGGGTCGGCGATCCCGGTCTGCGGGAGCGTCTGCGCCGCGCGATCGACGGGTTGCCGGAGATCTACCGGACCGTCTTCCTGATGCACGACCTGGAGGGCTATCCGCACCAGGACATCGCCGATGCGCTGGGGATCGCGCTCGGCACCTCGAAGGCGCGGCTCTCGCGCGCCCGGGCCGCCCTGCGCGGTCTGCTGGGCGACGCCGCCAAGGAGTACGTGACGTGA
- a CDS encoding HEAT repeat domain-containing protein — translation MMGRQICTAMALAGWTLLGGMRIAAQEPEAEAWRGPVVPAEVRFVEYGTTQEVPGDSLYRRARSALNRREFEAAATQFQELRRRFPSSAFTPDTYYYEAFALYRLGQERSGARARESHQRALELLDRQAAEHGSAGTLPDARALRGRIQGELARLGDARSRDAVLDRAQQACDRSDQELRAAALSALLNMDEERALPILREVLANRDACGAELRAQAIFILAQHGGDEAVDALLDLASRDPDPDPEVRKAAVFWLSQVDRPEAVTALLDLLEDSDDPEILEQAIFALSQHDDPRAAEVLGEYARRSDVPAEARGRAIFWMGQSGGPEAVGALRELFAEMADPELKKAVLFAMSQRSEPGAREFLTDVALDRRQPPEVRKDALFWASQSGIPASELVDILRSSDDPEIREAVIFGLAQQRGPEAVDALMDVARSEDDPELREQAIFWLGQMDDPRIPEFLLELIRR, via the coding sequence ATGATGGGACGACAGATCTGCACCGCGATGGCGCTGGCCGGGTGGACCCTGCTCGGAGGGATGCGCATCGCGGCCCAGGAGCCGGAAGCCGAGGCCTGGCGGGGGCCGGTTGTGCCCGCGGAGGTGCGCTTCGTCGAGTACGGCACCACGCAGGAAGTGCCCGGCGACAGCCTCTACCGGCGCGCCCGCAGCGCCCTCAACCGGCGCGAGTTCGAAGCGGCCGCCACGCAGTTCCAGGAGCTGCGCCGCCGCTTCCCATCGTCGGCGTTCACGCCGGATACCTACTACTACGAAGCCTTCGCGCTCTACCGGTTGGGACAGGAGCGTTCCGGCGCCCGTGCCCGCGAGTCGCACCAGCGGGCGCTGGAGCTGCTGGACCGGCAGGCCGCGGAGCATGGATCTGCGGGTACGCTGCCCGACGCCCGTGCGCTGCGCGGCCGCATCCAGGGCGAGCTGGCGCGGCTCGGGGATGCCCGCTCACGCGACGCCGTGCTCGACCGCGCCCAGCAGGCGTGCGACCGCTCCGACCAGGAGCTGCGCGCGGCCGCCCTGTCCGCGTTGCTGAACATGGACGAGGAGCGCGCGCTCCCGATCCTGCGGGAGGTGCTCGCCAACCGGGACGCCTGCGGTGCCGAGCTGCGGGCCCAGGCGATCTTCATCCTGGCGCAGCACGGCGGCGACGAGGCGGTCGACGCGCTGCTCGACCTCGCCTCGCGCGATCCCGATCCCGACCCCGAGGTCCGCAAGGCCGCCGTGTTCTGGCTCTCCCAGGTCGATCGCCCGGAGGCGGTGACCGCGCTGCTGGACCTCCTGGAGGACTCCGACGATCCCGAGATCCTGGAGCAGGCGATCTTCGCGCTGTCGCAGCACGACGATCCCCGCGCTGCCGAGGTGCTGGGAGAGTACGCGCGGCGCAGCGACGTGCCGGCCGAGGCGCGGGGCCGGGCCATCTTCTGGATGGGGCAGAGCGGTGGACCCGAAGCCGTCGGGGCGCTGCGGGAGCTCTTTGCCGAGATGGCCGATCCCGAGCTGAAGAAGGCCGTGCTGTTCGCCATGTCGCAGCGGTCCGAGCCGGGCGCGCGCGAGTTCCTGACGGACGTGGCGCTCGACCGCCGGCAACCGCCGGAAGTGCGCAAGGACGCGCTGTTCTGGGCGTCCCAGAGCGGCATCCCCGCCAGCGAGCTGGTCGACATCCTCAGGAGCAGTGACGATCCCGAGATCCGGGAGGCCGTGATCTTCGGGCTCGCCCAGCAGCGGGGTCCGGAAGCGGTGGATGCGCTGATGGACGTCGCGCGCTCCGAGGACGATCCCGAGCTGCGCGAGCAGGCCATCTTCTGGCTGGGACAGATGGACGACCCCCGCATCCCGGAGTTCCTGCTGGAGCTGATCCGGCGATGA
- a CDS encoding HEAT repeat domain-containing protein, which translates to MRGAPRWTGACALAVLLVPAGAGAQSLEEAVRGVDGDVHFSYDARPGVRSCGRGDDLSWSWNWSDRGDRRRCVQGPIQVELRLEDGRVVRLRAGIEGAGEPARGRALGHFPPQEAADWLLDLVDRVDPRQAGRALQAAVLADGVETWPRLLAFARDRERPSSVRKDAVFWLGQEASDAALDGLTGLATDDPELEVRKAAVFALSQRDPDEAIPPLSDIALAEGDPELRSSAFFWLAQIDDPRVLEVFERVLGRP; encoded by the coding sequence ATGAGGGGCGCGCCGCGGTGGACGGGCGCGTGCGCGCTCGCGGTGCTGCTCGTTCCAGCCGGGGCCGGAGCCCAGTCCCTCGAGGAGGCGGTGCGCGGCGTGGACGGGGACGTGCATTTCAGCTACGACGCGCGGCCGGGCGTGCGCAGCTGCGGCCGGGGCGACGACCTGAGCTGGAGCTGGAACTGGAGCGACCGGGGCGACCGGCGTCGCTGTGTCCAGGGCCCCATCCAGGTGGAGCTGCGCCTGGAGGACGGGCGGGTGGTGCGCCTCCGGGCCGGGATCGAGGGTGCCGGGGAGCCCGCGCGCGGCCGGGCCCTGGGGCATTTCCCACCCCAGGAGGCCGCCGACTGGCTGCTCGACCTGGTGGACCGGGTGGACCCCCGGCAGGCGGGAAGGGCCCTGCAGGCGGCCGTCCTCGCGGACGGGGTGGAGACCTGGCCCCGGCTGCTCGCCTTCGCGCGGGACCGGGAGCGCCCCTCCTCCGTCCGGAAGGACGCGGTCTTCTGGCTCGGCCAGGAGGCCTCCGACGCGGCCCTCGACGGCCTCACCGGCCTGGCCACGGACGATCCGGAGCTGGAGGTGCGCAAGGCGGCGGTCTTCGCGCTGTCCCAACGCGACCCCGACGAGGCCATCCCTCCGCTCTCCGACATCGCCCTGGCGGAGGGCGACCCCGAGCTGCGGTCGTCCGCGTTCTTCTGGCTCGCCCAGATCGACGACCCCCGCGTCCTCGAGGTCTTCGAGCGCGTGCTGGGCCGGCCCTAG
- a CDS encoding ATPase, T2SS/T4P/T4SS family yields the protein MKEGHWLLRVVRRERIAGTDQLEIAPAVPTAEAWRVVTRQLGITDDQLAGYVADYFRLQTAPLQRAEAHAAALLPEALIRRHLILPLEETDRHLVVATADPTDVEAERVVGFRSGRTPVFRIAPPSAIQDAIDQRFSPNRAVQGILGTLDGDVEDSVRLVEDASPELISEEDATATPVVKLTNLILRDGIVLGASDIHIEPGRTIGAVRYRVDGVLRKHMDLPMAPLNRVISRIKILSKLDIADRLRPQDGKARVQIRNQVYDLRVSTIPAGGAEKCVLRILDSNRLFTLEDLALPKPELARLRQLMAVRDGVVVVTGPTGSGKTTTLYGVLRELAQGTVNIMTVEDPIEYELSSITQTQVEVKQGVTFASALRAILRQDPDIILVGEIRDKETAEVAAQAALTGHLVLATVHANDAVGAVTRLADLGLDYSTIASAVRGCVAQRLLRRVCPHCVRRLAPDQIDDEERMLASRYGVAPTVRAVGCSECGQTGYRGRLPVLEVLSIGLRMQEAIELRKGQATLTHLATQGGMRPMHTVGLEWVAQGLTTLEEVERVLGQGMEDQDIDEPSAPPRILLVDDDDADRTMMRALLEGSGAQVQEVADGQEAMDLLKRDAAWSLIVLDLAMPRMRGREVLERVRGAADTRAIPVLVRTGEGDEALETELLEAGADDYVHKTADAARFLARVRAVLRRSAL from the coding sequence TTGAAAGAAGGCCACTGGCTCCTTCGGGTTGTCCGCCGGGAACGTATTGCCGGGACGGACCAGCTCGAGATCGCCCCTGCCGTCCCCACGGCGGAGGCCTGGCGGGTCGTCACCCGTCAGCTGGGGATCACGGACGACCAGTTGGCGGGCTACGTGGCCGACTACTTCCGCCTCCAGACGGCGCCCCTGCAACGGGCCGAGGCCCACGCCGCCGCGCTGCTGCCCGAGGCGTTGATCCGCCGGCACCTGATCCTGCCGCTGGAGGAGACCGATCGGCACCTGGTCGTGGCCACCGCCGACCCCACCGACGTCGAGGCCGAGCGGGTCGTGGGCTTCCGCTCCGGCCGCACCCCCGTCTTCCGGATCGCACCGCCGTCGGCCATCCAGGACGCCATCGACCAGCGCTTCTCCCCCAACCGGGCGGTGCAGGGGATCCTGGGGACGCTCGACGGTGACGTGGAGGATTCGGTCCGCCTGGTGGAGGACGCGAGCCCCGAGCTCATCAGTGAGGAGGACGCGACCGCCACCCCGGTGGTCAAGCTCACCAACCTCATCCTGCGCGACGGCATCGTGCTCGGGGCCAGCGACATCCACATCGAGCCCGGTCGCACCATCGGTGCGGTGCGCTACCGGGTGGACGGCGTCCTGCGCAAGCACATGGATCTGCCGATGGCGCCGCTCAACCGGGTCATCTCGCGCATCAAGATCCTGTCGAAGCTGGACATCGCCGATCGGCTCCGCCCCCAGGACGGCAAGGCCCGGGTGCAGATCCGCAACCAGGTCTACGACCTGCGCGTGTCCACCATCCCGGCGGGCGGGGCGGAGAAGTGCGTGCTCCGTATCCTGGACTCCAACCGGCTGTTCACGCTCGAGGATCTGGCCCTGCCCAAGCCGGAGCTGGCGCGGCTACGGCAGCTCATGGCCGTGCGCGACGGCGTGGTGGTGGTCACCGGGCCCACCGGCTCGGGCAAGACGACCACGCTCTACGGCGTCCTCCGCGAGCTGGCCCAGGGCACCGTCAACATCATGACCGTCGAGGACCCCATCGAGTACGAGCTGTCCTCGATCACGCAGACCCAGGTCGAGGTCAAGCAGGGCGTCACGTTCGCGTCCGCGCTGCGCGCCATCCTGCGCCAGGACCCGGACATCATCCTGGTGGGGGAGATCCGCGACAAGGAGACGGCCGAGGTGGCGGCCCAGGCCGCCCTGACGGGGCACCTGGTGCTCGCCACGGTGCACGCCAACGACGCCGTGGGCGCCGTCACCCGACTCGCGGACCTGGGCCTCGACTACTCCACCATCGCCTCCGCCGTGCGGGGCTGCGTGGCGCAGCGGCTGCTGCGGAGGGTATGCCCGCACTGCGTCCGGCGCCTGGCGCCCGACCAGATCGACGACGAGGAGCGCATGCTCGCGTCCCGGTACGGTGTGGCGCCCACGGTGCGTGCCGTGGGCTGCTCGGAGTGCGGCCAGACCGGCTACCGGGGCCGCCTTCCCGTGCTGGAGGTCCTGTCCATCGGGCTCCGGATGCAGGAGGCGATCGAGCTGCGGAAGGGGCAGGCGACCCTGACGCACCTGGCGACACAAGGGGGCATGCGGCCCATGCACACGGTGGGCCTGGAGTGGGTGGCGCAGGGCCTCACCACGCTGGAGGAGGTCGAGCGCGTCCTGGGGCAGGGGATGGAGGATCAGGACATCGACGAGCCGAGCGCTCCTCCGCGGATCCTCCTGGTGGACGACGACGACGCCGACCGGACGATGATGCGGGCGCTCCTGGAGGGGAGCGGGGCCCAGGTGCAGGAGGTGGCCGACGGCCAGGAAGCCATGGACCTCCTCAAGCGCGATGCCGCGTGGTCGCTCATCGTCCTGGACCTGGCGATGCCGCGGATGCGGGGCCGCGAGGTGCTCGAGCGCGTGCGTGGGGCGGCCGACACGCGCGCCATCCCCGTGCTCGTGCGGACCGGGGAAGGGGACGAAGCCCTGGAGACGGAGCTGCTGGAGGCGGGTGCGGACGACTACGTCCACAAGACCGCGGACGCCGCGCGCTTCCTGGCGCGGGTGCGGGCCGTGCTGCGGCGTAGCGCGCTCTAG
- a CDS encoding porin, which translates to MRAARRALLALLVLVPAPLSAQTLKARGGDLTIGGRLHTELITSSVAEGDEADFFLRRARIEVDARLGDRIDARIMPEYSGTTHLEDAWVRYTLSPRLRVLVGQFKRSFDLFELESSTELPIVERDGRIPGLDLCPGVGRLCTWSRLTEQLQFAARDVGVHVDGRIGERVSWEAAMTNGEGLNARDINGAKSWSGRVAVNAGRGWTVGVSGAAHDFRVDDDDRYADALSIDARFGRYRGGPLLLAAVSWGDNWKLADPAGGAGPRFGTAQVMAAYHIALGDEHALLSGIEPTARISVADADRGNPEDGGALWTPGLMLYLRNSGCGGSTCGRNRVAVNMDVYHPGGGDTEVSFKLMSFVYF; encoded by the coding sequence ATGCGCGCTGCACGACGGGCCCTCCTGGCGCTCCTCGTCCTCGTTCCCGCTCCTCTCTCCGCACAGACCCTCAAGGCCCGCGGCGGTGATCTCACCATCGGCGGCCGCCTCCACACCGAGCTGATCACCAGCTCGGTCGCCGAGGGTGACGAAGCCGATTTCTTCCTGCGCCGCGCCCGCATCGAGGTGGACGCCCGCCTGGGGGACCGGATCGACGCCCGCATCATGCCGGAGTACAGCGGCACGACCCACCTCGAAGACGCCTGGGTCCGCTACACGCTCTCCCCGCGACTGCGGGTGCTCGTGGGGCAGTTCAAGCGCTCGTTCGACCTGTTCGAGCTGGAGTCGAGCACGGAGCTGCCCATCGTCGAGCGGGACGGGCGCATCCCCGGCCTGGACCTCTGTCCGGGCGTGGGGCGGCTCTGCACGTGGAGTCGCCTGACCGAGCAGCTCCAGTTCGCCGCGCGCGACGTCGGCGTCCACGTGGATGGGCGGATCGGGGAGCGCGTGAGCTGGGAGGCGGCGATGACCAACGGGGAGGGCCTGAACGCGCGCGACATCAACGGAGCCAAGTCCTGGTCGGGACGCGTGGCCGTGAACGCGGGCCGGGGCTGGACGGTGGGCGTATCCGGGGCCGCCCACGACTTCCGGGTCGACGACGACGATCGCTATGCGGACGCGCTCTCCATCGACGCCCGCTTCGGACGCTACCGGGGTGGGCCCCTCCTGCTGGCGGCGGTCTCCTGGGGGGACAACTGGAAGCTGGCCGATCCGGCGGGGGGCGCGGGGCCCCGCTTCGGGACCGCTCAGGTCATGGCGGCGTACCACATCGCCTTGGGGGACGAGCACGCCCTGTTGTCCGGGATCGAGCCGACCGCCCGGATCAGCGTGGCCGACGCGGACCGCGGCAACCCCGAGGACGGCGGAGCCCTGTGGACTCCGGGGCTGATGCTCTACCTGCGGAACAGCGGCTGCGGAGGGTCCACCTGCGGCCGCAACCGGGTGGCGGTCAACATGGATGTCTACCATCCCGGCGGCGGGGACACGGAAGTCTCCTTCAAGCTCATGAGCTTCGTGTACTTCTGA
- the secD gene encoding protein translocase subunit SecD: MFNTLQARILVILAALAVAGGYLFTRGLKLGLDLQGGMHLALEVDDPDGTLSSDAKADLIERAERIIRTRIDEFGVEEPLIQRVGQERLIVELAGISDENRAKDIIQQSAFLEWKLVLGTEEIEAALPRIDRQIVAALGEDALREMGRAVEDEPSSIESLLFGGDSAGAQAATDAAAAVDTAAAADQAPNLRPFTSLLARGDQPGTYLVESANLEVARRFLALPEVQRALPRNATLQWGWEPVGVGTRTYYELYVLERDAFLTGEMLDDAVANRDPQYSRPIVVFELNRRGGRSFARVTGEHIGDRIAIVLDNEVVSAPTVQDRIGQRGQIDLAGAPMEEARDLALVLRAGALPAPLRIIEERRVGPSLGQDSIDQGKLAGIVGIALVIVMVVGYYRLAGVLAVGALAVYVVLVLGGLAGIGATLTLPGIAGMILSIGMAVDANVLIFERIREELDAGRTPRLAVDEGFAHALSAIVDANVTTLITALILFQFGTGPVQGFAVTLSIGILASFFSAIYVTRTFFLLYMRGKRGAEAISI; the protein is encoded by the coding sequence ATGTTCAACACGCTTCAGGCACGGATCCTGGTCATCCTGGCGGCGCTGGCCGTCGCGGGGGGCTACCTGTTCACGCGCGGGCTCAAGCTGGGTCTCGACCTCCAGGGGGGGATGCACCTGGCCCTCGAGGTGGACGACCCGGACGGAACGCTCTCCTCGGATGCCAAGGCCGACCTGATCGAGCGGGCCGAGCGGATCATCCGCACCCGGATCGACGAGTTCGGCGTGGAGGAGCCCCTCATCCAGCGCGTCGGCCAGGAGCGCCTGATCGTCGAGTTGGCGGGGATCTCCGACGAGAACCGGGCCAAGGACATCATCCAGCAGTCGGCCTTCCTCGAGTGGAAGCTCGTGCTGGGCACCGAGGAGATCGAGGCGGCCCTGCCGCGGATCGATCGGCAGATCGTGGCCGCGCTCGGGGAGGACGCCCTGCGGGAGATGGGCCGGGCCGTCGAGGACGAGCCCTCCTCCATCGAGTCCTTGCTGTTCGGCGGGGACAGCGCGGGCGCCCAGGCCGCCACGGACGCCGCCGCCGCCGTGGACACGGCCGCTGCCGCCGACCAGGCCCCCAATCTGCGCCCGTTCACCTCACTCCTGGCGCGCGGCGATCAGCCCGGCACCTACCTGGTGGAGTCCGCGAACCTCGAGGTGGCCCGCCGCTTCCTGGCCCTTCCCGAGGTCCAGCGCGCCCTGCCCCGCAACGCGACGCTGCAATGGGGCTGGGAGCCGGTCGGTGTGGGCACGCGTACGTACTACGAGCTCTATGTGCTCGAGCGCGACGCCTTCCTCACCGGTGAGATGCTGGACGACGCGGTGGCCAACCGCGACCCGCAGTACTCGCGCCCGATCGTGGTCTTCGAGCTGAACCGCCGCGGCGGCCGCTCGTTCGCGCGGGTGACGGGCGAGCACATCGGTGACCGGATCGCCATCGTGCTGGACAACGAGGTCGTCTCGGCGCCCACGGTGCAGGACCGCATCGGACAGCGCGGACAGATCGACCTCGCAGGTGCACCCATGGAAGAGGCCCGCGACCTGGCGCTCGTGCTGCGCGCGGGCGCCTTGCCGGCTCCGCTCCGCATCATCGAAGAGCGCCGGGTGGGTCCGTCACTCGGTCAGGACTCCATCGACCAGGGCAAGCTGGCCGGCATCGTCGGCATCGCGCTGGTGATCGTGATGGTCGTCGGGTACTACCGCCTGGCCGGTGTGCTGGCCGTCGGCGCCCTCGCGGTCTACGTGGTGCTCGTGCTGGGCGGTCTGGCCGGCATCGGCGCGACGCTGACCTTGCCCGGGATCGCCGGCATGATCCTGTCCATCGGAATGGCGGTGGACGCCAACGTCTTGATCTTCGAGCGCATCCGGGAGGAGCTGGACGCCGGGCGCACGCCCAGGCTGGCCGTGGACGAAGGCTTCGCGCACGCGCTCTCGGCCATCGTGGACGCCAACGTCACGACGCTGATCACGGCCCTCATCCTCTTCCAGTTCGGGACGGGTCCGGTCCAGGGCTTCGCAGTGACGCTGTCGATCGGCATCCTGGCCTCGTTCTTCTCCGCCATCTACGTGACCCGCACCTTCTTCCTGCTCTACATGCGTGGGAAGCGGGGCGCGGAAGCCATCAGCATCTGA
- the secF gene encoding protein translocase subunit SecF, whose protein sequence is MRLFRNASFKFIERRRTAYAISAVVLAIGIGAMLFNVATLGSWLNYGVDFTGGTLVEVRFNEPTNVATVRGALGGLNPSITRFGSDNDFTIRLPLREDGDIQEVEGQIRAGLDPAFGAGSYQVLRTEGVGPKIGAELQRKAALAILFSFLLTLIYLAFRFEWRFGVAAVIATAHDILITLGALALFRVEIALATVAAILTIVGYSLNDTIIVFDRIRENQNKRGAKKADPIELVNRSINETLPRTIMTSTTTLAVLVALLVLGGPVIRDFTLVLILGIAVGTYSSIFVASPALIEIRQRYGAGGDPDKRKRDRERRRREEAVTASV, encoded by the coding sequence ATGAGACTCTTCCGCAACGCGAGCTTCAAGTTCATCGAGCGGCGCCGCACGGCGTACGCGATCTCGGCGGTGGTGCTCGCCATCGGGATCGGCGCCATGCTCTTCAACGTGGCGACGCTCGGTTCCTGGTTGAACTACGGCGTCGACTTCACGGGCGGGACGCTCGTCGAGGTGCGCTTCAACGAGCCGACGAACGTGGCGACCGTGCGCGGGGCCCTGGGCGGGCTCAACCCGTCGATCACCCGCTTCGGCAGCGACAACGACTTCACCATCCGCCTGCCGCTCCGTGAGGATGGAGACATCCAGGAGGTGGAGGGGCAGATCCGGGCAGGTCTGGATCCGGCGTTCGGGGCCGGGAGCTACCAGGTGCTGAGAACGGAGGGGGTGGGGCCCAAGATCGGGGCCGAGCTCCAGCGCAAGGCGGCGCTGGCCATCCTGTTCTCGTTCCTGCTCACGCTGATCTACCTCGCGTTCCGCTTCGAGTGGCGCTTCGGGGTGGCGGCGGTGATCGCCACCGCCCACGACATCCTGATCACGCTGGGCGCGCTGGCGCTCTTCCGGGTGGAGATCGCGCTGGCCACGGTGGCCGCCATCCTCACCATCGTCGGGTACTCGCTGAACGACACGATCATCGTGTTCGACCGCATCCGCGAGAACCAGAACAAGCGGGGCGCCAAGAAGGCGGACCCGATCGAGCTGGTCAACCGCTCCATCAACGAGACGCTGCCGCGCACCATCATGACCTCGACCACCACGCTGGCCGTGCTGGTGGCGTTGTTGGTGCTCGGTGGGCCCGTGATCCGCGACTTCACCCTGGTGCTCATCCTGGGGATCGCGGTCGGGACCTACTCCTCCATCTTCGTGGCCTCGCCGGCCCTCATCGAGATCCGGCAGCGCTACGGAGCGGGCGGTGATCCCGACAAGCGCAAGCGCGACCGCGAGCGCCGCCGGCGGGAGGAAGCGGTCACCGCTTCGGTCTGA
- a CDS encoding TatD family hydrolase: MDEAGAHGAPDGPFRGSVSLTDSHCHLTAEAFGEDLAAVLARARDAGVDRIVSIASDPTDARAALDLAAHTPGVWATVGVHPHAADAHDPSDALPTVRGLVERGGAVALGETGLDFHYDFAPRERQQAWFRHHLELADEFGLPLVVHSRNADDDTRTFVQEAGKRGVGGVLHCFTGGDALLDAALEAGWYLGFGGIATFRNFDGGARLARIPEGRLLIETDAPYLAPVPHRGRRNEPAFLPRSLERIAELRGVEPAALARATSANAARLFHLDGPGAS, translated from the coding sequence GTGGACGAAGCGGGCGCGCACGGAGCCCCGGACGGGCCGTTCCGGGGCTCCGTTTCGTTGACGGACAGCCACTGCCATCTGACGGCGGAGGCGTTCGGAGAGGACCTCGCCGCCGTGCTGGCGCGGGCCCGGGACGCGGGGGTCGATCGTATCGTGAGCATCGCCTCGGATCCCACCGACGCGCGCGCCGCGCTGGATCTGGCCGCCCACACGCCCGGCGTCTGGGCCACGGTGGGCGTCCATCCCCACGCCGCCGATGCCCATGATCCCTCCGACGCACTGCCGACCGTGCGCGGCCTGGTGGAGCGCGGAGGCGCAGTGGCGTTGGGTGAGACCGGGCTCGACTTCCACTACGACTTCGCGCCGCGTGAACGGCAGCAGGCGTGGTTCCGCCACCACCTCGAGCTGGCGGACGAGTTCGGGCTTCCGCTGGTGGTCCACTCCCGCAACGCCGACGACGACACCCGCACGTTCGTGCAGGAGGCAGGGAAGCGCGGTGTGGGGGGGGTGCTGCACTGCTTCACGGGCGGGGACGCCCTCCTGGACGCGGCGCTCGAGGCCGGGTGGTATCTCGGCTTCGGCGGCATCGCGACCTTCCGGAACTTCGACGGCGGCGCGCGCCTGGCCCGGATCCCCGAGGGGCGGCTGCTGATCGAGACGGATGCGCCCTACCTCGCACCCGTGCCGCACCGGGGTCGCCGCAACGAGCCGGCCTTCCTTCCGCGTTCGCTGGAACGGATCGCGGAGTTGCGCGGCGTCGAGCCCGCCGCGCTCGCGCGGGCGACGAGCGCGAACGCGGCACGGCTGTTCCACCTGGACGGTCCGGGCGCGTCGTGA